Proteins co-encoded in one Cercospora beticola chromosome 7, complete sequence genomic window:
- a CDS encoding uncharacterized protein (antiSMASH:Cluster_5), translating into MDPDPWKWTSTAVADFFRNHATTLITDMPNARLPDLDSFAQKLEENDVCGAVLFDGVDLGFLREDCGIRSLGQRSAIVHCIRKLKTWSRSYPKGDEAPVPQTPVSVAATPVAIPGIEQEPASPVPIFDSANAKRAGENSEEAGSARKKRRLELPQPSIALTAPRDSALHNPAAFLGNEKLPVDNIFFGSTQMGQEISYGDTPNAMMVNPPTREASPHALSTSAILSEDDDLPIAEQCFQFQAPTKPPGLSAYVNKQIRHFLNLDIAESQIGSVKKTIRHGRDAIAIDPYPERMLTGTTSRSALVVQMAEHGRYVAKRENAAFVDSGIEYNEISVQGLPEASNSGEWDFLVAKHKSTADEKVLPAYMDSDSEGSLRSLQDEMEEEEEVEEDELQQTKPVGSRLDAMIDKALRDIADAWKDKILPRMEEKKAWTVWKRTRQSRTIRDNLINGSLDLIHNLEQRVQKFKTEMHHGEWRDEKEVAEQCKIMEATVEDIEEQRWKIDVWQRKKEPHHIARRGARLDSGHTFAGTSTQRQIPNVHANDRFSVERDDTIYDAVNDDDDDFHSAHGDLDTTEPIIEGQEEDQDASDEYSVHDDMDFINDAESPDGEAGDLLADSHQTPNCDQDVVPAHPSSEHSDFGQDLSSPSIKPEKRQTQRNDAQTMDNDRGTESDYLTSPSGMFKKPARKHMNTPIKSQKKNTEPIEISSDSTPVKAKPPKKKRKKIAYSATPENDSAQEVASWNLDDLVSASDRKRIMIRLLYEMGPEKRAAIQRKIKALRKSPFIDKLRDVLAVLSRDYSGSNQDIDVVVAGKLFLAYTYCKPECLLDDSFADIPWSSVSTDRLALTTFCGLLELFLEKSNLWRAPAKPTSGRQGEVIDLVGSSEEDDTQLAGTPKKRKAKKVKLDINAEQSQAAAYLRQQRFKEMKSAGSNSQELQAMIQSDPSRSTVAINPLASKENGEEFIFIDKRIARELKEHQINGIQFMWRELTAGGDEGGQGCILAHTMGLGKTVQTIATLVAINEAAQSNNPAVYEQIPEHLRPADIQERQLRMLILVPAALVQNWRREVSQWAPHVLKNTFALESGKKRHHLLAELGDWYKVGGMLFITYTLFQKYANWKDPITEAHIREIGPQLDKYLIEGPELVVADEVHTLKNAKAKVTQAAARICTESRIGLTGTPMSNNVDEIYSLVSFAAPNYLGEKMWFNQQYSNPIAQGNRKDSEPYEVRKMLKKLAVLRNQIEPKVNRADIYVLRGSLKPKTEFVIMMPLSNIQRVVYNKYLQALRKDTNNLDGVIPQTRIFAWLAALTLLMNHPLAFKRKLLDPPKAKSKTKKSKRESTPPASDSGSVAPSAENDAGAEDYGSIDDAVQSLSFSDKVKKDMVADIDDEARPEYSKKMAMLLIILRLAEKCGDKVLVFSGSIPTLDIVEEVIKQRGISCGRIDGSVPIPKRQPAIDKFHAGTTKVMLMSTRAGVGLNIQGANRVVILDFGFNPSHEEQAVGRAYRIGQTKPVFVYRLVIGGTFEDNIYDKQMFKTSLTQRVVDKKNPRRIALGSAGEWLYEPRDMPQEDVRQWLDKDEAVLHKVLKKQLADDDKYEGPQIKKLTTIETLQEDAADAPLDETEQREVEEELAMRRNQRIMEKQTANAGAGATGLSASQINMPPPGVPRSTAPGTRPAKSTAQRRPSAVVKFPVRMPHGLPNVARPSGPSSTMPNASAGRGGSHQNQGINGARPTSSNPQSNMHGMP; encoded by the coding sequence ATGGATCCGGATCCGTGGAAGTGGACGTCCACTGCGGTGGCAGACTTCTTCCGCAACCACGCAACAACACTCATCACCGACATGCCCAATGCGCGACTACCAGACCTGGACTCGTTTGCtcagaagctcgaagagaaTGACGTCTGCGGAGCGGTACTGTTCGATGGAGTCGATTTGGGCTTTCTTCGTGAGGACTGTGGCATCCGGTCCCTTGGCCAACGCAGTGCAATAGTACACTGCATCCGCAAGCTCAAAACATGGTCAAGATCATATCCTAAAGGAGACGAAGCGCCTGTTCCACAAACGCCTGTGTCTGTGGCTGCCACGCCGGTAGCAATTCCTGGCATTGAGCAAGAGCCAGCATCTCCGGTCCCCATTTTCGACAGCGCGAACGCCAAACGCGCCGGCGAAAATAGCGAAGAAGCTGGTAGTGCTCGCAAGAAACGAAGACTCGAGCTCCCTCAGCCCTCGATTGCCTTAACGGCGCCAAGAGACTCAGCACTGCATAACCCTGCAGCCTTCCTCGGCAACGAGAAGCTCCCGGTGGACAATATATTCTTCGGCAGCACGCAGATGGGACAAGAAATAAGCTACGGAGATACACCAAATGCTATGATGGTCAATCCCCCTACACGGGAAGCATCGCCCCACGCATTGTCAACGAGCGCAATTCTctcagaagacgacgacctgCCGATAGCCGAACAATGCTTTCAATTCCAAGCTCCTACAAAACCTCCCGGACTATCAGCGTATGTCAACAAGCAGATCCGGCATTTTCTCAATCTTGACATTGCCGAATCGCAAATCGGTTCTGTCAAGAAGACTATACGCCACGGGCGGGACGCGATTGCCATTGATCCATACCCAGAGCGAATGCTCACAGGCACTACGTCCCGGTCAGCTCTGGTTGTCCAGATGGCCGAACATGGGAGGTATGTTGCGAAGCGGGAGAATGCTGCCTTTGTCGATTCGGGCATCGAGTACAACGAGATCTCGGTTCAGGGATTGCCAGAGGCCTCGAACTCTGGTGAATGGGACTTCCTCGTAGCAAAGCACAAGTCAACAGCTGATGAGAAGGTACTGCCGGCCTACATGGACTCTGATTCAGAGGGCTCACTTCGCTCACTCCAagatgagatggaggaggaggaggaggtagaagaggacgagcttCAGCAGACCAAGCCTGTCGGGTCCCGACTAGACGCGATGATCGACAAAGCCTTGCGCGATATTGCGGATGCCTGGAAGGATAAAATTCTACCTCGAatggaagagaagaaagcgTGGACTGTCTGGAAGCGAACGCGTCAAAGTCGGACTATTCGAGACAACTTGATCAATGGCTCCCTCGACTTAATTCACAACCTTGAGCAGAGAGTCCAGAAGTTCAAGACTGAAATGCATCATGGCGAATGGCGAGATGAGAAAGAGGTCGCTGAGCAATGCAAGATCATGGAGGCTACTGTCGAGGACATCGAAGAGCAGCGCTGGAAGATTGATGTCtggcagaggaagaaggaacCTCATCACATCGCTAGACGAGGAGCTCGCCTCGATTCTGGCCACACTTTTGCAGGTACCAGCACACAGCGCCAAATTCCCAACGTTCATGCAAACGACCGCTTCAGTGTGGAGCGCGACGACACCATTTACGACGCCGtcaacgatgacgacgacgacttccaTTCTGCGCACGGCGATTTGGACACCACTGAGCCTATTATCGAGGGCCAGGAGGAAGACCAAGATGCGTCAGACGAATACTCTGTGCATGACGACATGGACTTCATCAACGATGCAGAATCACCGGATGGAGAGGCTGGTGACTTGCTGGCCGATTCACATCAAACGCCGAACTGCGACCAGGACGTTGTGCCTGCACACCCGAGCTCGGAGCATTCAGACTTTGGTCAAGACTTGTCTTCGCCAAGCATCAAGCCGGAAAAGCGTCAGACTCAACGCAATGACGCTCAGACTATGGACAACGACAGAGGCACTGAGTCAGACTACCTGACCAGTCCCAGTGGAATGTTCAAGAAGCCTGCGAGGAAGCATATGAACACCCCGATCAAGtcacagaagaagaacacTGAGCCAATTGAGATATCTTCAGATTCCACTCCTGTGAAAGCAAAGCCtcctaagaagaagagaaagaagatagCATACAGCGCTACTCCCGAAAATGACAGTGCACAGGAGGTGGCATCGTGGAATCTGGACGACCTCGTGAGCGCAAGCGACAGAAAGCGTATCATGATCAGACTCCTCTACGAAATGGGCCCCGAGAAACGAGCAGCGATACAACGCAAGATCAAAGCTCTGCGCAAGTCTCCCTTCATCGACAAGTTGCGAGATGTGCTTGCAGTACTTTCCCGAGACTACTCGGGCAGCAATCAAGACATCGATGTGGTAGTTGCAGGCAAACTTTTCCTGGCATATACATATTGCAAGCCGGAATGTCTTTTAGATGACAGCTTTGCAGACATCCCCTGGTCTTCTGTCTCGACCGATCGCCTGGCACTCACCACATTCTGCGGCCTGCTAGAATTGTTTCTGGAGAAGTCAAATCTTTGGAGGGCGCCTGCGAAGCCCACTTCCGGACGACAGGGCGAGGTTATTGACCTCGTCGGCTCATCCGAAGAGGACGACACACAACTTGCTGGAAccccgaagaagaggaaggccaAGAAGGTCAAGCTCGACATCAATGCTGAGCAGTCGCAGGCTGCAGCCTATTTACGCCAGCAACGCTTCAAGGAAATGAAGAGTGCTGGGTCCAACTCTCAGGAGCTTCAAGCTATGATACAGTCCGACCCCAGCAGATCTACGGTGGCGATAAACCCTCTCGCTTCTAAGGAGAACGGGGAGGAGTTCATCTTTATCGACAAGAGAATTGCTCGTGAGCTGAAAGAGCACCAAATCAACGGGATACAATTCATGTGGCGAGAGCTTACGgctggtggtgatgaagGCGGTCAGGGATGCATCCTGGCCCACACTATGGGTCTTGGGAAGACCGTTCAGACCATCGCTACTCTCGTTGCGATCAACGAAGCGGCGCAGTCGAATAATCCTGCCGTATATGAGCAGATCCCCGAGCACCTTCGCCCTGCTGACATCCAGGAACGACAACTTCGCATGCTGATCCTGGTCCCAGCTGCACTGGTGCAAAACTGGCGTAGAGAGGTGTCTCAATGGGCACCGCACGTGCTCAAGAACACTTTCGCACTCGAGTCGGGCAAGAAGCGCCATCATCTTCTCGCAGAGCTCGGAGATTGGTACAAGGTCGGTGGGATGCTATTCATTACGTATACCCTTTTCCAGAAGTACGCCAACTGGAAAGACCCCATTACTGAGGCCCATATCCGCGAGATTGGTCCGCAGCTCGACAAGTACTTGATCGAAGGGCCCGAATTAGTTGTCGCTGATGAGGTTCATACCCTGAAGAATGCCAAAGCCAAAGTCACACAGGCTGCAGCGCGCATTTGCACCGAGAGCAGGATTGGACTCACTGGTACACCAATGAGCAACAACGTGGATGAGATCTACTCACTGGTCTCCTTTGCTGCGCCCAACTACCTTGGCGAGAAGATGTGGTTCAATCAGCAATATTCTAATCCAATCGCGCAAGGCAATCGCAAAGACAGCGAGCCGTACGAGGTCCGGAaaatgctgaagaagcttgcGGTGCTTCGCAACCAGATCGAACCCAAGGTGAACCGTGCCGATATCTATGTTCTGCGTGGCTCGCTGAAGCCGAAGACGGAATTTGTCATCATGATGCCGCTTTCCAACATACAGCGAGTGGTCTACAACAAGTATCTTCAAGCATTGCGGAAGGATACAAACAATCTCGACGGTGTGATTCCTCAAACGAGGATCTTTGCCTGGCTTGCAGCCCTTACACTGCTCATGAACCACCCACTTGCATTCAAGCGCAAGCTCCTGGACCCGCCCAAGGCGAAATCGAAGACCAAGAAAAGCAAGCGGGAGTCCACGCCGCCTGCTAGCGACAGCGGCTCTGTAGCACCGTCAGCCGAGAACGACGCAGGTGCTGAGGATTACGGCAGCATAGATGATGCTGTACAGTCACTCTCCTTCTCAGATAAGGTCAAGAAGGACATGGTTGCAGACATCGATGATGAAGCCCGTCCTGAGTACTCCAAGAAGATGGCAATGTTGCTCATCATACTGCGGCTTGCGGAGAAGTGTGGAGACAAGGTCCTCGTCTTTTCAGGAAGTATTCCGACCCTTGACATAGTCGAGGAGGTCATCAAGCAACGTGGCATATCTTGCGGCCGAATCGATGGCAGCGTGCCGATACCCAAACGTCAGCCTGCCATCGATAAGTTTCATGCTGGTACGACCAAAGTCATGTTGATGTCAACCAGAGCTGGGGTCGGACTGAATATCCAAGGCGCCAACCGTGTTGTCATCCTTGACTTCGGGTTCAATCCGTCTCATGAAGAGCAGGCGGTCGGTCGTGCGTATCGTATCGGACAGACCAAGCCAGTGTTCGTGTACCGTTTGGTCATCGGCGGCACATTTGAGGACAATATCTACGACAAGCAGATGTTCAAGACCTCTTTGACGCAACGCGTcgtggacaagaagaacccTCGTCGTATCGCGCTCGGCAGCGCTGGCGAGTGGCTGTACGAGCCACGAGACATGCCACAGGAGGACGTACGACAGTGGCTCGACAAAGATGAAGCTGTTCTGCATAAGGTGCTTAAGAAACAGCTTGCAGATGATGACAAATATGAGGGACCACAGATCAAGAAACTCACAACGATCGAGACCTTGCAGGAAGATGCAGCCGATGCACCTTTGGACGAGACGGAGCAACGTGAAGTGGAGGAGGAATTGGCTATGCGACGCAACCAGCGCATCATGGAGAAGCAAACAGCCaatgctggagctggagctacTGGCTTGAGCGCGAGCCAGATCAACATGCCTCCGCCTGGCGTTCCGAGATCGACGGCGCCCGGTACCCGACCTGCTAAGAGCACGGCCCAGCGACGACCGTCTGCGGTGGTTAAGTTCCCTGTGCGTATGCCACATGGTCTACCGAACGTGGCTCGTCCGTCCGGTCCGTCTTCTACCATGCCGAATGCGTCTGCTGGCCGGGGCGGTTCACACCAGAACCAAGGCATTAATGGTGCACGCCCTACCTCCAGCAACCCGCAGTCGAACATGCATGGAATGCCTTGA
- a CDS encoding uncharacterized protein (antiSMASH:Cluster_5) yields the protein MDAFLALLKLDIAIANLVWTLFLHLTLKLSLPIFYCIFDLSVAFSASNAISIMIDFEHRGFSCNPVEPVAALWIVIAVISAVMATLLAEEQFSWHVRHSTLLGVVDALTGNWF from the coding sequence ATGGACGCTTTCCTCGCGCTACTCAAACTCGATATCGCGATTGCCAACCTGGTCTGGACGCTCTTTCTCCACCTCACTCTCAAACTCTCGCTCCCCATCTTCTACTGCATCTTCGACCTTTCCGTTGCCTTCTCGGCAAGCAACGCGATTTCCATCATGATCGACTTCGAGCACCGGGGATTTTCCTGCAATCCGGTGGAACCAGTCGCGGCTCTGTGGATCGTCATTGCTGTCATCTCAGCCGTGATGGCCACTCTTCTTGCGGAGGAGCAATTCAGCTGGCATGTGCGGCACAGCACGTTGTTAGGCGTTGTCGACGCCCTCACAGGCAACTGGTTTTGA
- a CDS encoding uncharacterized protein (BUSCO:EOG09263LNF~antiSMASH:Cluster_5) translates to MVNTTIPPNYTNSPSSLSGTPHWTINRDITALDLDSSNAFEGPEKLLEVWFTESDKALPPSAVPNGLKAVSQDTWKEMLDLVNCKVLSVIESGNVDAYLLSESSMFIFPHKLVLKTCGTTTLLRGLPRILEIAALEAGFPHVKASLPEGTSAAAKPHRVFYSRKNFLFPDQQKGPHRSWRDEVRYLDRMFLGGSAYMIGKMNGEHWYLYITGPGTELTPPSTPEEEIHQTPTQQMVLPEKGRRMPENETGDETLEILMTDLEVQNARKFYLEDASLIAQDNARCSHLARKDAIAHLGVIQEHNNSDPSISGNTLVTGSDDASFDVFAQTAKEHAELSSESDDEPLTFGEELSTEGHTLGTVVTEACGLADVYPASKYPDARIDSYLFTPCGYSANGVVPIPGDAENTHYWTVHVTPEPQCSYASFETNVPTRQTGRSTVDVVQQVVGIFKPGRFSVTLFEAKDGSENGNAKNDKRMDRIKGYKRIDRVVHDLEGYELVFRYFERDDWKGGAPRLGEHSP, encoded by the coding sequence ATGGTGAACACTACGATCCCACCCAACTATACCAATTCTCCTTCCTCATTGAGTGGAACTCCGCATTGGACGATCAATCGAGACATTACTGCTCTCGATCTTGACTCCAGCAATGCATTTGAAGGACCAGAGAAGCTCCTAGAAGTATGGTTCACGGAGTCGGACAAGGCGCTGCCGCCTTCGGCAGTGCCAAATGGGCTGAAGGCCGTATCTCAGGACACCTGGAAGGAAATGCTTGACCTAGTCAACTGCAAGGTTCTGTCAGTCATCGAGTCTGGCAATGTCGATGCGTACTTGCTCTCGGAGTCGAGCATGTTCATCTTCCCACACAAGCTCGTGCTAAAGACTTGCGGCACGACTACTCTGTTGCGTGGGCTGCCACGCATTCTGGAAATCGCAGCTCTAGAAGCGGGCTTCCCGCACGTCAAGGCCAGCCTGCCAGAAGGCACCAGTGCGGCGGCTAAGCCACATCGTGTCTTCTACAGTCGCAAGAACTTCTTGTTCCCCGATCAACAGAAAGGGCCACACCGCAGCTGGCGCGACGAGGTGCGGTACTTGGACAGGATGTTCTTGGGCGGTAGTGCATACATGATTGGCAAGATGAACGGCGAGCATTGGTACCTTTATATTACCGGACCAGGCACTGAATTGACTCCTCCTTCCACTCCCGAAGAGGAGATTCATCAGACTCCGACCCAGCAAATGGTTTTGCCAGAGAAGGGAAGGCGCATGCCGGAGAATGAAACGGGCGATGAAACTTTGGAAATCCTCATGACCGATCTGGAGGTGCAAAATGCTCGCAAGTTCTATCTCGAGGACGCCAGCTTGATTGCGCAAGACAATGCTCGCTGCTCCCACCTGGCCCGCAAGGACGCAATCGCTCATCTCGGCGTGATCCAGGAGCACAACAACTCCGATCCTAGTATCTCGGGGAACACTTTGGTTACTGGTAGCGACGATGCTAGCTTTGATGTCTTTGCTCAGACTGCCAAGGAGCACGCAGAGCTCAGCTCGGAGTCTGATGATGAGCCGCTCACCTTTGGTGAAGAGCTCAGCACCGAAGGCCACACCTTAGGAACAGTTGTGACCGAAGCTTGCGGACTTGCAGATGTGTACCCAGCATCCAAGTATCCGGACGCCCGTATCGACTCCTACCTCTTCACGCCATGTGGCTACTCAGCGAATGGAGTTGTGCCAATTCCCGGCGATGCTGAGAACACTCACTACTGGACTGTGCACGTCACACCTGAGCCACAGTGCTCCTATGCCAGTTTCGAGACCAACGTGCCGACTCGTCAAACCGGACGCTCCACGGTCGATGTGGTGCAGCAGGTTGTGGGCATCTTCAAGCCTGGCCGCTTCAGCGTCACGCTCTTTGAGGCAAAGGACGGCAGCGAGAATGGTAACGCAAAGAATGACAAGCGAATGGACCGCATCAAGGGCTACAAGCGCATCGATCGCGTCGTGCACGATCTGGAAGGTTACGAGCTCGTCTTTAGGTATTTCGAGCGTGATGACTGGAAGGGTGGTGCACCTCGCTTGGGAGAGCACAGCCCATGA
- a CDS encoding uncharacterized protein (antiSMASH:Cluster_5~MEROPS:MER0000432), producing MHVSQKYLDLTRRKLELTRLPREQRSRQPTRWSFGVAKSDLEPLVDHWVERYNWRAQEAHYNDTLPQYRMVVQGTRLHYVHKRSTSPNAIPLIFVHGGLPESFIGIYHMIDSLTDPVKTPPRGNENTPSFHVIAPSIPGFGFSDVVAEEGNNVSSTAELFDALMKSLGYSTYIATGSGWGFNICRLLALVHSESCIAVHTSNPDLPDPRTSYGYSHQPTSMPASPSQSPHGITPPLTPGSPSIIPDRPQTVAYALCDSPTGLLAYTMDAIQPTSSDASTSPFINIPGLQNAWTPTALIDWCMLYWLPGPEVALRWLMSSAPVVPKLWRSYTQVPLAISHFGSHEQPHSSARWAESYHRVLLFRSRSGSVRFPAWERPAEMVADIQELAVLLGPMLYGGFASSAPGSMGPPPTVPSSSNTGNPPGRGH from the exons ATGCATGTCTCCCAGAAGTACCTCGACTTGACCCGACGAAAGCTGGAACTCACACGGTTGCCGCGGGAGCAACGCAGTCGTCAGCCTACGAGATGGAGTTTCGGTGTCGCCAAATCTGATTTGGAGCCACTTGTGGATCACTGGGTGGAAAGGTATAACTGGAGAGCTCAGGAA GCACATTACAATGATACGCTTCCACAGTATCGTATGGTCGTGCAGGGCACTCGGCTGCACTACGTACACAAGCGTTCAACGTCTCCGAACGCTATACCCCTCATCTTTGTACACGGCGGGCTGCCTGAAAGCTTCATTGGCATATACCATATGATTGATAGCCTCACAGACCCCGTCAAAACACCACCCCGGGGAAACGAGAACACACCTTCTTTCCACGTTATCGCACCAAGCATCCCAGGCTTCGGATTTAGCGATGTGGTTGCTGAAGAAGGAAACAATGTCTCGTCTACCGCAGAGCTGTTCGATGCCTTGATGAAATCGCTGGGCTATTCAACATATATCGCGACTGGGAGCGGATG GGGGTTCAATATCTGTCGTTTGCTGGCACTGGTGCACAGCGAGAGCTGCATCGCGGTTCATACTTCGAACCCTGATCTACCGGATCCCAG AACGAGCTACGGCTATTCGCACCAGCCCACGTCGATGCCAGCTTCGCCTTCCCAATCGCCTCATGGCATCACACCTCCACTGACACCTGGATCACCTTCGATCATACCAGACCGTCCACAGACCGTCGCATACGCGTTGTGTGACTCGCCCACGGGGTTGCTAGCGTATACCATGGATGCCATCCAACCCACGTCCTCCGACGCCTCCACCTCACCATTCATCAATATCCCAGGCTTACAAAATGCATGGACACCTACGGCACTGATTGATTGGTGTATGCTGTACTGGTTACCCGGCCCAGAGGTAGCCCTCAGGTGGCTCATGAGCTCTGCACCAGTGGTGCCCAAACTCTGGCGCTCTTATACCCAGGTCCCTTTGGCAATCTCGCACTTTGGGAGTCATGAGCAACCGCATTCCAGCGCACGATGGGCAGAATCATATCATCGGGTACTCCTCTTTCGCAGCCGCTCTGGTAGCGTGCGATTCCCTGCCTGGGAGCGACCGGCGGAAATGGTGGCCGATATTCAAGAGCTGGCTGTGCTCTTGGGACCAATGCTGTATGGTGGGTTTGCGTCTTCTGCGCCTGGTAGCATGGGCCCACCACCAACTGTACCATCATCATCTAATACTGGAAATCCTCCTGGTAGAGGACATTGA